In one window of Episyrphus balteatus chromosome 3, idEpiBalt1.1, whole genome shotgun sequence DNA:
- the LOC129914226 gene encoding alpha-tocopherol transfer protein-like: protein MILIQPTPAQRVSIREELREPENPADIERDVGLIREWLQTQPHLPKDMDDGRLRTFLRGCKFSLEKVKRKLDMYYTMRNAVPEFFSDRDISKENLAVVLDYVHCPTLPGLTPNGRRITFIRAIDCDFQPNQVNDAMKVALMIGDIRLLEEKVGIAGDIFILDAAVATPTNFAKFSPSVVKKFLIAVQEAYPVKVKEVHVINISPLIDTIMNFVKPFVSEKIRNRITFHSDVESLYKVIPKELLPNEYGGSIGSITELNQQWKQKLAEYTPWFKEQENSKADESLRPGAPKTQDDLFGVEGTFRQLNID, encoded by the exons ATGATTCTCATTCAACCAACTCCAGCTCAACGAGTTTCCATCCGTGAGGAACTTCGTGAGCCAGAAAATCCTGCTGATATCGAACGGGATGTAGGTCTTATTCGAGAATGGCTTCAGACACAACCTCATCTGCCAAAGGATATGGACGATGGACGTCTAAGGACTTTCCTTCGAGGTTGCAAATTTAGTTTGGAAAAAGTGAAACGCAAGTTGGATATGTATTACACAATGAGGAATGCAGTGCCGGAGTTCTTCTCCGATCGGGATATTTCTAAGGAAAACTTAGCTGTGGTATTGGATTATGT ACATTGCCCCACTCTTCCCGGTCTTACGCCCAACGGACGTCGGATAACATTCATTAGGGCAATAGATTGTGATTTCCAGCCAAACCAAGTTAACGATGCCATGAAGGTAGCTCTGATGATTGGCGATATTCGACTGTTGGAAGAAAAAGTTGGCATAGCTGGAGACATCTTCATTTTGGATGCTGCCGTTGCAACACCaacaaactttgcaaaattttcaCCATCCGTTGTCAAGAAATTCCTGATTGCTGTTCAAGAAGCTTATCCGGTTAAAGTGAAGGAAGTGCACGTGATAAATATTTCACCACTGATTGACACAATAATGAACTTTGTGAAACCTTTCGTTTCGGAAAAAATTCGTAATCGAATTACATTCCATAGTGATGTGGAGAGTTTGTATAAAGTTATTCCCAAAGAACTGCTTCCTAATGAGTATGGTGGCAGTATTGGCAGCATTACCGAACTTAATCAACAATGGAAACAAAAACTAGCCGAATACACCCCATGGTTTAAGGAGCAAGAGAATTCGAAAGCTGATGAATCTTTGCGTCCAGGAGCACCAAAAACTCAAGATGATCTATTTGGTGTTGAGGGTACTTTCAGGCAATTAAATATTGATTAG